In Sphingobacterium sp. SYP-B4668, the sequence TGCTATTGGGGTTAGGCATGGTACAGGCACAATCTAGTAAAACGGCGGATTTGACTAAACGACTGCATGTCGGAGATAGTTTTGTGCCACCAGCTTCGGTACAGCTGATAAGAGGACTAGAAAAGAGAATTGATTGGAAGCAATTGGAAGATAAGGTGGTCCTATTGGATTTCTTTGATACTTCTTGTGCTACCTGTATACAGACAATGCCGAAGCTTCAACGATTAAAGGATCTTTATCCAGACAAATTTGAAGTCATCACTGTTACTTGGCAAGATCGAAATACGATGACTCGTTTCTTTTCAAAGAATACGTTTTTAAAGGAGCAAGGAGTCAATCTTTCCGTGATCTATTCCGACTTATATTTGAAGAGCTTATTTCCGCACCAGACAGTACCGCATGCTGTTTTATTGTATAAAGGAAAAGTAAAGGCGATTACTTCATCAGGGTTCATAACGGAAGAAAATATACTAAGGCTCTATGAGCATGGAAGTATTCAGCTTCCCTTAAAGGATGATTATGGAAGACGGGACCTTTTAGCCAATCAAAGTAGCGATAGTAGACAGTTTAAGCTTGGAACAATAATAACAGACTATCAGGATGGAGTGCCCTACCGTTCTTGGAAATTTGAATTGGATAGTGTTACGGGCTTGTATAAGAGCTCAATCTACAACGCGTCTTTGTTCACTGCGCTGAAGGCAATCGTATCCAAAGGAAAACTTAACAAGAGCAACTATATCCCTCGTATGGATAGAGTAATATGGAAAGTGCGTGACTCGACCATATACTACGATTTTGCCAAAGAAAACGACTGGAGGATCAGACACGGAATTTGTTACGAACGCTATGATGCTATTCAACGGAATGATTCGGTGCAGGCGCAGATCGTAAGGGAAGACCTGGAGGATTTTTTTGGTGTCAGCGTGTATGAAGGCACGTATAAAATGAAAGTCTTGAGCTTGATCAGTACGGATATCAAACCGTATAAAGCCCCTAAAGGTGTGGAAGCGATGGTCTATTTGGGGACAACTGTGTTTGCCGGCTTTATGGATCTAAGTGAAGAGTTCCCCCCGATAGTGGATGGGGTAAAGTCGGAGCTGGAAATAAAAATATACCCATACAAGTCGCTCGAACAACTTAACGAGCAGCTTGCAAGTTATGGAATTAAAGCTGTGCATAGTGAAAAGGAGATTGAGGTTCTCTTTATTGAAGAGATTTAGAAACATTAAGGGTATGGATTTCTCCATACCCTTTCTAAGTTTAGCCCCGCTTATTTTAAACGCCCTACTATGGACGTGCTTTTAACCGAACATTGGTCGTGTTTTCTTCCAACTGTAACGCGTCAGCAATCTCAGATAGGATAGCGACATTCAGTACAGGGTCATTGTTCGTTGTGCTCTTCGCGGCTTGGATAGCACACATTTTTTCTTCGACAAGACCGCAACTAGGCTCCGAACCTTGTAATGTGTAGTGTGCCGGATTTGAGGGATTCGTCCCTGTAAATGAAAACCATGCCATAATAATGACGGCTTTTATAGATCAAAAAGCCATAAAACGTTAGTTTATGTAGTAATTGATTATGTTTTGCTACTTTTTTGCACTGGGGTAGCACCCGGATCGCGAATGGTGAATGTGGCAGTTTCCGTACTGCTTGACTTTCTTTTTTCTTGTACCCGCCTCCCGGGAAATAGGGCAAATTTTCTTTTGTACTGTTTCATTTTCTTTAATAGTTAGTTGTTAGTATTGCAATTGGCGTAATCTGTTAATAGTATTGGATTTTTGGAGTATACCGCCATGGGTTTCGGTTCATGGCGGTATAGAAGACGATTATACCATAGGCTATACGTGATACTTGATCCAGATGGCGAGTTGGTTGACTTCACTCATCTGCTGCGCACCGATGAGATGCTGGGTCGTAGCTGATTTTTCCAAAATGACATCCTTGACCGTTGGTTTTTTCTGCTGCTGGGCGACTTGCTTGTCAAAGGCTATTAACGAACGCTGGGCCCATGCATCTGCAATGGCATGTGCCAAGGTATCTCGAAAACCTGAGGGTAGGGATTCCAATTGGGCTTCTTGGCTCTCGGTGAGTGCAAAGGAGGCATTCATCCAAGCAACAAAGTCTTGTCGGATGGCTTGTACTTCGGCACTGAGTTCACCGGCCGAAAGATTCAAGAGGGCGGACTGCTTCTGCGCCACTCCTGCATTGTCAAATACATATTTCATATGTTGTATAATAAGTGAGCTGTAAAAGACGAAATCGTAAAAGCGGGAGTCAAGGTGGCAAGTGCTCCAATATCAGTGAGTTGCACTTTTTTGCAACTCAAAAGCTCCTTTTTAGACTCGAGTTGCTTTTTTATGCAACTCGGCTCATAGGTTGGGGGTACGGTGACGATGTATTTAATTGGCCTTTCATTTAAGTAAATCATCACTTTTTGAATAAAATTTAAAGTTAAATGTTGGTTGATATAGATTTATTTTATACCTTAACGGAAACATCATAAAAATGCGTCCTATCGAAGAGGTCGCGCTAATTTTATCAATACATAAACCGTATGGATGTAAATTATTATGCAAGACATATTTTAAGATGGCTTTATAAATCGCTTTTGATAGCAATTTGCTTTATTGTGGTCGCGTATGTCGTCAATGCGAGGGCTGGTGTATTTGATTTTCAGGCAAATTTAAGCAACCCAAGCTTTGTGGATATCACAGCAGGTACGGCCGTGATCCTGCTCTTTTATGTGATCCTCATCTCGTTGGTCGTGCGGCTTTACTTTGAGACGGACAAGTCGCGCGGATTCTATACCTTTCCGAAGTGGATCCAGCAACTACTCTTGGCGATATTGGCCGGTAGTCTGGTGATATGCATCAACTGCCTGATCTTACAGATCTTGTTGGGACGGAAGAACCATGATATCCTTTTTTCGTCGTACTGGTATACCGATTTCTTGTATTTCGCTCCTTTTCTGGTGGGCTATATCGTCCTTATCTATCGCTATCCTACGCGTATGATACCACCTGTGAAGCTGATACAGGAAGGCAATGGAGTGGTGACGGATGGCGAGCAGCGGATGGAGAAAGAAGCGCTAGCGGGTGATTTGACAAAGGAATACCTGCGCCTATGGCGACAACAGCGCAATCCTGAAGTGCTCTTGGTCTATCTAAAAGCTATCTTACCAGGGCCTCCGGCCGAATATGGGAGTGCGGTCCGCTTTTTTGACATTGTGTTCATGGAGACGACGGCCACGGGCTTGATACTGTACCTCTTGAATGGGCAGACCTTACCTACTAAAATCAAATCGGCACAAATTGAGGAATGGGATTTAAAGGGGTGGTTTGTCAATACGTCGAGGAGCTTCTACACGAATATGCTGTATGTGAAGTATCCGTTGGACAAGATGAACTATCCCAAGTCGGGAGCGGATAGGCACTTGACACTGCATGATGGCTTGGTGGCCAGCTTTGCAAAGGCCTTATCCCCGAAAAAGTTGCAGAGGCTGCTGCTGGTATCGCGCCATCAGGATCAAAAAATAAAGGAATTTTTGGAGAATATAAATCAATTGGGATACAGCGAATGGGGCGCATATGTACTTAAGGATTAGTTCGTTGTTTTCTATTTCATGAACTCAAGCCTTAAGGGATATTGCTTGAAAACAGGGGTGGGCAGTTCGGCGATGAAGCTGCCTTGGGGATGCTGTGTGGAAGGATGAAAGAGGACGGTAGCATCGGGATGGGCGATAGCAGTATCAGGGTTTCGGCATAGGCTGCAAACCTATCACATCATGTTGCATGTAATAAAGCGTATCTATGGCCTCCTCGAAGGCATCTACCAGCTATTGTCTCAGCTAGCACTCACCAATGAGCTGCTCCAAAGACAGAATGAGCTGCTGGGCCAATTGCTCCAGCAAGCCACACCCGCAAAGAATATGAACCTGCAAGAGCGTCTTTTGGACAATACCGACCTGAAGCATATCTTGAAGATAGCGGATACGAAGTTCTTCCAAGCGAAGAAGTTATTCAAGACGTATCGCTTGGATAACAAGGATTATTATCTGCTGGACGAAGTGCTGGATACGATTCAAGAGCATGAGCAAAGTTAGCAGGAGCTTGGGTAGATGCGTTAATCTACCCAAGCCACGTTCACTATACGATGAGCCTACAACGAGCCTACCTCGACTATACCTCCACTATACGATGAGCCTGCAACAAGCCTGCAACAAGCCTACCTCGAGTATACGATGAGCCTATCTATACACTTGCTAGGTACTACAATCACACGATGAAAATCCTATCATCGCTGTAGGAATAGCCTACCTCGCTTTGCGAAAGAACAACCTACGGCCGCCAGCGCGGACAGATACGGCAGGAATTTCGATACCCACTACGCACATCTCGATATTAATTCTCCACTCCGCTTTCTTCGTTATCCTTCATAATCAACCGATACTCTTCGTAATCATTCACAACTAGCTGTCATACATTGTTTTATCATTTTATGTTTCAATCTTTGTGTTAGCAAGTCGGTCAATGGGCGCCCGGATGGATTTGCATAATGTATTGTTTAACACAGATTTAAAACCAAGAAAAAATGGCAAAATCAAGAGACAATGTCGTGATGCAAGGGGCATCGGGCAAAATTGGAAAAATGTTGGTATTCCGCCAGAAGGGCGATCAGACAATTATTGCGAGGACGGCCAAAAAGCGACCGGATGGCAAGCCGTATACGAGCGATCAGCTAGCTGCACAGAATAGATTTGTAGATGCCTCGCTGTATGCAAAGAAGGCTATCAAGGATGAATCGCTAAAGGCGCTGTATCAGGCGAAGGCGAATGTCAACCAGTCGGCTTACAATGTGGCCTTCAAGGATTTCTTTACACCGCCATCGGTACGTCGGTTGAACGACCTGGAGTATACCGGACAGATAGGGGATGAGATCACATTCTTAGTGAAGGATGTACTGATGGTGACGACTGTCAGTTTTGAGATCGTGGACAGTAGCGATGTGGTTATCGAGTCGGGTATCGCCGAGGCGATGGATGATGCAGGGGTGGAGTGGAAATACAGCACTACGGTAGCGAATCCGGGATATGCGGACGCCTTGTATCGGATTACCATGCTAGATACCCCTAAGAATATCACAACCGTGATCAAAACTTATGGCGCAGACCTGGGGTAGTGAGGGGTGATGGTGACGTCGGGTGGAGGGAAGGCCACCCGATGTTATCGTCCATCAGGTAGGTAAATCTACATTGGGGGGATTTGTTCTCTTCATTGGGATGAGAGATTTAAAGAATAAGACCAAAAAATCAGTACCTAAGAGCTAACCCCTCATCTGACTACGCTCATCTTAATACAAATAGCTAACGACTAAGACAAAATGATTAAACTCAATCGAGTGGCACAAGGGAAGCAAAGTACCTTGTCCATGCTTTATATTGACCAAATATTCGTGTGCTACGTCTTGGAAGATGCCGTCAGGCCTGAAAAGATTAAGCATGAGACCTGCATACCAGAAGGGAGCTATACCCTTGCGCTTAACCGACGTGCGGGGATGAATACCCGATATCAGAAGGACTATCCTCAACTCCATCAGGGCATGGTGGAGGTCACGGGTATCCAGGAGTATTCCTTGGTATTCTTCCATACAGGCAATGCACATACGGATACCAGTGGATGCCTACTGGTGGGTGATTCCTTTAAGATGGTGGATGGTGACTATCGTGTAGAGGCATCTGTCAAAGCCTACAGAAAAGTGTACCCACAGTTAGTGAAATGCATCCGGCAAGGGGAGGTGGAGATCGTGGTGCAAAATCATCGACTGTACATGGAGTAAGGGATTTAGGCGGATCATTCGCAGCGATTCTAGTTTCTTATGGTCGCTCGAGCCGCAACGGGGCTTTTACTTTCTTGCTTGATCAAGAAAGTAAACAAAGAAATCAAGGCTTGGCTGCTCGGCTAAATTGTTTTCGGATTGCCTACAATCGGACAAACTCTCCGCCAACTGGCGGATCGGACAAGCCCGATTGTTGACGGAAATCCTCGACAATTCTTAACGCCTGCACAGCCTAGGCCGTGTTTGGGGATTGTGCAGGGGGGAGTCGGAATACAAGGTCGTCTTTTGGGATAATGAGCAATTTCGTCACTGCGAGGAGGTGAAGACGAAGCAGTCTAGAAGATTGCTTCACGCCCTCTCATATTCTTGGCTTCAGTTCGCAATGACGATGTTCATCTTTTAATACGCAGTAAATGAATATACTCAGAAAAATGAGACAAGGGCTGCGGGATGCGGCTCTGGGGCTGAGGATGCATTCACATACATATGCGCTAAATCGGACAAACCCAGTTGTTGACGGAAATCCTCGACAATTCTTAACGCCTGCACAGCCTAGGCCGTGTTTGGGGCTGAGGGTGCAATCACATACATATGCGCTAAATGTCGCCTACAGAATTTGCATCAGCCGCTCACGGCACCAACACGAGCCCTGATGCCTGCTTACGCAGTTTGGGAGGGTTTATCAATGACTTCGTAACATTTGGAAACAATATTACGAAGTACAAGTAACACAGCTAAATAAAATGCTAAGCGACGAGCTTTTTTGCTTCCTTTTTTTGCGGAAAAAAAAGGAAGAGCCCGCACGGCTCGAGTGCAAAAAGAACACCCGTAATACTAAATACTAAAAAAATGAATATACTCAGAAAAATCAGACAAGGGCTGCGGGATGCGGCTCAAGTCATCATAATGGCGCCAATCAAGCTGCCCTCAAAGGTGCTGGCAGTGGCTCGCTATGTCGCATTAGCAATCGGTATACTCGAAGCCCTGGACCCTGAGAAAGAAGAAAGAGACTCCAGGAACAACGATGGAAGACCACAAAGCGAGGGTTCAAATAGAGAGGAGGTACTCGATGAAACCCAATGATATCCGTATAGGGACGCTAGGCGGGACACTATGCTCCATATGGGCCAGCATATCTCTTGGGGATGTGGCGCAGACAGCCTTGACCGCAGCGCTAGGGACCGTGGTTAGTTTTATAACTAGCCGATTGCTCGCCAAACTCATCAACGCCAAGAGAAAAGGTAAATAGACGATTTTATAATGTCTGAAAGCCGTCCCAGAAATGGTGACGGCTTTCGGATGTTGACAGGCTATTGCTGCTCTTGGTCTAAAACCGAGATACCTTTTATGTTGAAAGTCTATATGATTTCAAAATACTCTTCTGATTCAATGACTCCGCTATGGTAGAGAAGCGCTATTTTCGTTTTCCCTTTTTTACCCATTATCGGAAGGATAAATTGCAATTGACCATCTGTAACTTTAAAGGGAGCGATTTCTTTGTCGCCAATCTTGACCCTATAATAATTAGATTTGAGGCCCCTGGCTTTAACGGTAATTATTTCTCCGGGCACGCCCTTTGTGGGATAAAAACTATCGAAGGTAATTCCTTTTATTTGGACGTAATGGGAAGCCTCTGCGACATGAAAATTACCGTTGTACCCGAGATATCCAATCTCTAGTCTATTCTGGCCCTTCCGGAAGAAAACACTAGTATGAAAGACCAGACTGCCATTTTTAGGTGTACCCCGGAAAATTTCAAAGTCGCCAAATCGAACCACATATTCTTGGTCAGGGATGAAACTTCCCGTTATCTGCATGGGTTCTTCATAATAGCCTTCGCCAGCATCTATAGCATCTATACGAAGTTTTTTGACGGTTACTTTGTCTTGTATTGTCAAATCTCCAAATACATCACTCTTAATCTTCACGGGATGTACGCCCTCGGGTACATCTTGCGCATGTAACGTAACACTTTCTCCAAACTGGTCGGTTGATAAATTCCCGTCTGAAGATCCGATATGTACCGAATAGTTGGTGTTTTGAAAGTATTTAAAGTAATCTAAACCTAGTAACAAACTTTTGCCAAAAGGATGGACAATCTTTTCTTTGAGGGAGACAAGATCCATGTTGGGTCGCTCGAAGTCCCAAGTTTCTTTCAGGTATATGGTATCCATTCCCCAGATATATCCTAGTTTATAGGAGCTACCTTTAAGGCCTAAGTAAGTGGGATGGTAGGTGTCGGAATAGTCTAGTATCTTGTCTCCAATAATGATCCTAAAATTACCTGAATAGCGAGGAAGCCCTATTGCGGAAAGCTTGATGGGGTTTATGAAGTGATGTGGTCCAGGGCTTGGAGGTAGTAGTCTCGCAGCAATCCTCAGTTCTAGTAAATATTGCGAGGCAATTCGCTCACCCACCTGTCTAACAAAATTCAACCGAGCTCTGTCGCCGTGATAAAGTTCTGCTTTGGGGAGAATGATCGTGAGGGTTGTCTTTTCATCATTCAGG encodes:
- a CDS encoding DUF5675 family protein, with protein sequence MIKLNRVAQGKQSTLSMLYIDQIFVCYVLEDAVRPEKIKHETCIPEGSYTLALNRRAGMNTRYQKDYPQLHQGMVEVTGIQEYSLVFFHTGNAHTDTSGCLLVGDSFKMVDGDYRVEASVKAYRKVYPQLVKCIRQGEVEIVVQNHRLYME
- a CDS encoding IPT/TIG domain-containing protein, coding for MKNINAHVYIFLFVLFTLLSCKKDSHTIDKTPITIKTLEAGNLQPDQATLYGEIGYLNDETVLDHGFIVFSQGSPERYTISLGDKPSVGIRSHSWKSKFDFGDLYSYIFFVKTDQGTYEAPPSHFTVSNIWADQSQVRYASPGDTLQIKGNFQQVDHNFSLNFTSIFGQKIPFTLNDEKTTLTIILPKAELYHGDRARLNFVRQVGERIASQYLLELRIAARLLPPSPGPHHFINPIKLSAIGLPRYSGNFRIIIGDKILDYSDTYHPTYLGLKGSSYKLGYIWGMDTIYLKETWDFERPNMDLVSLKEKIVHPFGKSLLLGLDYFKYFQNTNYSVHIGSSDGNLSTDQFGESVTLHAQDVPEGVHPVKIKSDVFGDLTIQDKVTVKKLRIDAIDAGEGYYEEPMQITGSFIPDQEYVVRFGDFEIFRGTPKNGSLVFHTSVFFRKGQNRLEIGYLGYNGNFHVAEASHYVQIKGITFDSFYPTKGVPGEIITVKARGLKSNYYRVKIGDKEIAPFKVTDGQLQFILPIMGKKGKTKIALLYHSGVIESEEYFEII
- a CDS encoding TlpA family protein disulfide reductase, whose product is MRKIHYRCLIVALLLGLGMVQAQSSKTADLTKRLHVGDSFVPPASVQLIRGLEKRIDWKQLEDKVVLLDFFDTSCATCIQTMPKLQRLKDLYPDKFEVITVTWQDRNTMTRFFSKNTFLKEQGVNLSVIYSDLYLKSLFPHQTVPHAVLLYKGKVKAITSSGFITEENILRLYEHGSIQLPLKDDYGRRDLLANQSSDSRQFKLGTIITDYQDGVPYRSWKFELDSVTGLYKSSIYNASLFTALKAIVSKGKLNKSNYIPRMDRVIWKVRDSTIYYDFAKENDWRIRHGICYERYDAIQRNDSVQAQIVREDLEDFFGVSVYEGTYKMKVLSLISTDIKPYKAPKGVEAMVYLGTTVFAGFMDLSEEFPPIVDGVKSELEIKIYPYKSLEQLNEQLASYGIKAVHSEKEIEVLFIEEI